The following DNA comes from Streptococcus pasteurianus.
TAGTTGGGCATGGTGCTAATTTTACCGCCTCTATCCGTACTTTATTAGGATATGAACCAGCCGTTCTCCGTGCCCAAGGCGGACTTGATAACGGTAGTGTGACGGTTTTAGAGACCAAGGATTTTAAAACTTTTACTTGTCTAAAATGGAATGACACATCTTATAAACAAAAGAAATCTTAAAGACGAAAAACCCTCCTAAATAGCGCTTAGGAGGGTTCATTTATTAGTTATTTCTTGCGTATTTTAGACGCAAAACTTTTTCTTGTTGTTTATCCAAACGAAGCAGGATAACAACCTTATCAATACTCATGTTACTTTCAAGCAGACGTTCTGCTGCCATCATCAATCCGTTGTTGATACCCATTTCAAGAATTGGATTGTTCTTGTCATTAACATCAAAGATAAATTTATTATCAGGAAGGTCAAAGAGAACTTTCACAGCTCCGAACAGCTGTTCAAAGTTATCAATAGCAACATCATAAACTGGTTTAATACCAGGCTTCAAGCTACGGCCACGGTGGTTAAACCACATTGAATGCCAGCCACCATTGAAAGCACCAACAACGTCATTGTCATATGAATCACCAACGTAAAGTGTTGTTGCAGGGTTCATGTCAAATTGCTCCGCAGCAAGATTGAAAATCTCTTTTTCTGGTTTTTGGAAACCAGTCGCTTGGCTGACAAGGACACATTTTGGGTCAATATAATCATAAAGACCAAGTTTTTTAACTTTTTTCAGTTGGTGTTCCGTTGGTCCATTCGTTATAATCCCCATTGGAACGCCTTTTTCTTTAAGAAAATCAAGCGTCATGCGCATCTCATCAAGCATTGTGATATTTTCCAATTCCTCTTCATAAATTTCTTGGAAATGCACGCCAGTTGCTTCATCAATTTCACGGTAACCAAATTCTAATAAAGTTTCCTTGCAACGCCAAAAACGGAAATACTCAGTTGTCCACTCACCTGCCATTACACGCGGAAATCCGACATCTGAATAATGACGGAAACGAATATAAGCCTGATTGATTTTACTCATATCAAAATCAGGGAAACATTTCTCAACGGCAATACGATAAGGTGCTTGTTGGTCATAAATCGTATCATCAACATCAAAAACAATTGAAGTAATCATGAATCTCTTTTCTCTCTAATAAATTTTACCGTCACATATTATACTATTTTTTACCCTTCTTTTCAATCAAAGACAAGAAAACAAAGCTAATACAAAAGTGATTAATCTCCTTGTCCGTGTCGTTATATTTACAAGACATGGTGTTTTGAACTTTGACAATCTGAAAATAGCCCCGTTTCAAGTCAGCAACAAGAAAAAACTTGCTGAAAAATCGAATTTCTTTTGAAATTACCAATTTTTGTCTCACTCTCAAGCAAAGCACGCAAAAATAAGGTGTATTCTAACTTCTTTTATGATACAATAGGAAAGAATACTTATTGGAGGAAAACATGTCAAACGAACACATTGAAGAATTAAACGACCAACAAATCGTGCGTCGTGAAAAAATGGCAGCTTTGGCTGAACAAGGCATCGATCCTTTCGGAACTCGATTTGAACGCACAGCTACTTCTGGTCAATTAAAAGAAAAATACGCTGACAAAACTAAAGAAGAATTGCATGAAATTAACAAAACAGCTACTATCGCTGGTCGTCTAATGACTAAGCGTGGTAAAGGTAAAGTTGGTTTTGCACACATTCAAGACCGCGACGGTCAAATCCAAGTCTATGTCCGCAAAGATGCTGTCGGTGACGAAAACTATCAAATTTTCAAAAAAGCAGACCTCGGTGACTTCCTCGGTATCGAAGGTGAAATCATGCGTACAGATATGGGGGAATTGACAATCAAAGCCACTCACCTTACTCACTTGTCTAAAGCACTTCGTCCACTCCCAGAAAAATTCCATGGACTTACAGACGTTGAAACTAAATATCGTAAACGTTACCTTGACTTGGTTTCAAACCGTGAAAGCTTTGAACGCTTCGTTACTCGTTCAAAAATCATCTCAGAAATCCGTCGTTACCTTGACGGACTTGGTTTCTTAGAAGTTGAAACTCCAGTCCTTCACAACGAAGCTGGTGGTGCTGCTGCTCGCCCATTTATCACTCACCACAACGCACAAGATATGGACATGGTTCTTCGTATCGCAACTGAACTTCACTTGAAACGTCTTATCGTTGGTGGTATGGAACGAGTGTACGAAATCGGACGTATCTTCCGTAACGAAGGTATGGATGCCACACACAATCCTGAATTCACATCTATTGAAGTTTACCAAGCCTATGCTGACTTCAAAGATATCATGGATTTGACAGAAGGCATTATCCAACACGCTTCAAAAGCTGTTAAAGGTGACGGTCCTATTTCATACCAAGGAACTGAAATTGCCATTGACAAACCATTTAAGCGTGTTCACATGGTTGATGCTATCAAAGAAGTCACTGGCGTTGATTTTTGGAAAGAAATGACTCTCGAAGAAGCGCAAGCTATTGCCAAAGAGAAAAATGTACCAGTTGAAAAACACTTCACTTCAGTTGGTCACATCATCAACGCTTTCTTTGAAGAATTTGTCGAAGAAACATTGATTCAACCAACATTCGTTTATGGACACCCAGTTGAAGTTTCTCCTCTTGCTAAGAAAAACGCAGAAGATCCTCGCTTCACTGACCGCTTCGAACTCTTCATCATGACTAAAGAATACGGTAATGCCTTTACCGAACTTAACGATCCAATCGATCAATTGTCACGTTTTGAAGCCCAAGCAAAAGCTAAAGAACTTGGTGATGACGAAGCAACTGGAATTGACTACGACTACGTCGAAGCCCTTGAATACGGTATGCCACCAACAGGTGGACTTGGTATCGGTATCGACCGCCTTGTCATGCTCCTCACAGACACAACAACAATCCGCGACGTCTTATTGTTCCCAACGATGAAGTAAATTAGATTATATAATCATTTAAAACCTTCCCTTGAATAATTCAAGGGATATTTTTTAGCTTAAAATAAAAGAAAACTGACAGCTGAAATTCTTCTGCTTGTGCTAAAATACCTATCAATTTACTGGGAATTGACACTATGCAAAATATACACATGAAAAAATTATCGATGCCTTCTTTGCATTGGCTTCAGAAAATCCAGAGAAATCAAATATTACAATTTCCAAGATTGCTTCCAAAGCAGGCAGTTCAAGATAGGCCTTTTATCAAAAATATTTTAAAAATTTCAATGAAATTATATGATCATAATCTCATCAATAAAGAGATTTTCCAAGTATTTAATTACAATCTCTTCAGTAATCAACCCTTTAGATTACATAGCTGAAAATGTTTTACCAGCAATTTGGAAGGAGAGACAGTGGATAAGGTGTCTCTATACTACAAATATCGATCCTAATTTTGAAGATTTTATTGTCTCTACTTACACTAAGCGGGGTGCTTCAAATATTGTCCCAAAAGAAGGACAATTCAATCTCTCAAATGAAGAAGTGGTTCAACTCGTTACATCACTTACTGTAGTTGTTATTAAAAATTGGATTACTCAAGATAATCCCTCTCCACCTAAGCATTTTAAGGGAGAATTTCTGAGGCTTATCAGAACACCTATTTATGAATATATCAATCATACAGCTGTTACCGTCTCTGATTAAATACCTAAAATCTCCCTAATATAAAGTTAGATATGATTTTTCACTCCACCACCAACTCACTGATATCCTCAATTACTTTGGCGTTCATAGTATTGAGGGTTTCGATTTCTGATTGGTTGTATGGGAATGTGTTAAGCAGGATACCGTCGATGCCTGCTGCTTGTGCGATTGCCATGTCGCTCGTAAAATCATTGCCAACCATAACGGTTTCTTCTGGATTGAGTTGATTGTCGTTCAAGACCAGATTCATGAGTTCAACTTGTGGTTTTTTCATTTTGTAATCAGACGAGATATAAATCTTATCAAGAAATTCTCTGCACCCTGTCATTTCAATTTCAGCTTGAGTGAAAGCTCGCTGTGCATTTGACAATAAAATAACTGTTGCTCCTACTTCTTTGAGTGTTTTCAAAGTCGCTAAGGTATTTTCGTACGTTTGCAATTTCTTGCGTGACAACATTCTA
Coding sequences within:
- a CDS encoding HAD family hydrolase, producing MITSIVFDVDDTIYDQQAPYRIAVEKCFPDFDMSKINQAYIRFRHYSDVGFPRVMAGEWTTEYFRFWRCKETLLEFGYREIDEATGVHFQEIYEEELENITMLDEMRMTLDFLKEKGVPMGIITNGPTEHQLKKVKKLGLYDYIDPKCVLVSQATGFQKPEKEIFNLAAEQFDMNPATTLYVGDSYDNDVVGAFNGGWHSMWFNHRGRSLKPGIKPVYDVAIDNFEQLFGAVKVLFDLPDNKFIFDVNDKNNPILEMGINNGLMMAAERLLESNMSIDKVVILLRLDKQQEKVLRLKYARNN
- the lysS gene encoding lysine--tRNA ligase: MSNEHIEELNDQQIVRREKMAALAEQGIDPFGTRFERTATSGQLKEKYADKTKEELHEINKTATIAGRLMTKRGKGKVGFAHIQDRDGQIQVYVRKDAVGDENYQIFKKADLGDFLGIEGEIMRTDMGELTIKATHLTHLSKALRPLPEKFHGLTDVETKYRKRYLDLVSNRESFERFVTRSKIISEIRRYLDGLGFLEVETPVLHNEAGGAAARPFITHHNAQDMDMVLRIATELHLKRLIVGGMERVYEIGRIFRNEGMDATHNPEFTSIEVYQAYADFKDIMDLTEGIIQHASKAVKGDGPISYQGTEIAIDKPFKRVHMVDAIKEVTGVDFWKEMTLEEAQAIAKEKNVPVEKHFTSVGHIINAFFEEFVEETLIQPTFVYGHPVEVSPLAKKNAEDPRFTDRFELFIMTKEYGNAFTELNDPIDQLSRFEAQAKAKELGDDEATGIDYDYVEALEYGMPPTGGLGIGIDRLVMLLTDTTTIRDVLLFPTMK
- a CDS encoding HAD family hydrolase, which codes for MADLQYKNYIFDFYGTLVDIWTDEENEKLWEQMAALYAAYGADYSAAELKANYNEHIKRQENQLRKRYQLEHVEVDLVVVFIELLLEAPHKHATDSIILDLETWGNLIAQTFRMLSRKKLQTYENTLATLKTLKEVGATVILLSNAQRAFTQAEIEMTGCREFLDKIYISSDYKMKKPQVELMNLVLNDNQLNPEETVMVGNDFTSDMAIAQAAGIDGILLNTFPYNQSEIETLNTMNAKVIEDISELVVE